The following coding sequences are from one Acidobacteriota bacterium window:
- a CDS encoding 3-keto-5-aminohexanoate cleavage protein, producing the protein MTGKIIVNFTPTGMLPRKRETPHVPISPAEIVRDVHSACRLGISMVHLHARNSDETPGYQKEIYGEMIAGIRAFAPELVICVSTSGRVHNTLAARSEVLALDGPLKPDMASLTLSSLNFNRTASVNEPSMILALAGMMKERGIRPELELFDVGMVNYFRYLVKKELIRPPYYANLILGNIACAQADLLHIGCMIRDFPEGTLFSLGGVGGPQLAVNSLAIAMGWGVRVGLEDNYWYDEARTTLATNDSLLGRVHRIIAAGEREVMSPGELRSRLGLEPGRGRYGAAAPPPAPKVENGHGP; encoded by the coding sequence GTGACGGGCAAAATCATCGTGAATTTCACTCCCACCGGAATGCTCCCCCGGAAACGGGAGACCCCGCACGTCCCGATCTCCCCCGCGGAAATCGTCCGCGACGTGCACTCCGCCTGCCGCCTGGGCATATCCATGGTGCACCTGCACGCCCGGAACAGCGACGAGACCCCCGGCTATCAAAAGGAAATCTACGGGGAAATGATCGCCGGCATCCGCGCTTTCGCCCCGGAGCTGGTGATCTGCGTATCCACCTCGGGACGGGTGCACAACACCCTGGCCGCACGTTCGGAGGTGCTGGCGCTCGACGGGCCCCTGAAGCCCGACATGGCGAGCCTCACCCTGAGTTCCTTGAATTTCAACCGGACGGCCAGCGTCAACGAGCCCTCCATGATCCTGGCGCTTGCCGGAATGATGAAGGAACGCGGCATCCGGCCCGAACTCGAACTCTTCGACGTCGGGATGGTCAACTACTTCAGGTACCTGGTTAAAAAGGAGCTGATCCGACCCCCCTATTACGCCAACCTGATCCTGGGCAACATCGCCTGCGCCCAGGCCGACCTGCTCCATATCGGCTGCATGATCCGGGATTTCCCGGAAGGCACCCTCTTCTCCCTCGGAGGGGTGGGCGGCCCCCAGCTGGCCGTGAACTCCCTGGCCATCGCCATGGGCTGGGGGGTGCGGGTCGGCCTGGAGGACAACTACTGGTATGACGAGGCCCGGACCACCCTGGCGACCAACGACTCCCTGCTCGGCCGGGTCCACAGGATCATCGCCGCCGGGGAAAGGGAAGTCATGTCTCCCGGGGAATTGAGGTCCCGGCTTGGCCTCGAGCCCGGGCGCGGCCGCTACGGCGCGGCCGCGCCCCCTCCCGCCCCGAAGGTGGAAAACGGCCATGGACCTTAG